TCGCTTCAAGCCAGGCCGCTGTAAAAAACAAAAAAGTCACCTAAAAGTCAGCATGTAGTTTATTGTGTCTTGGGACAAACACGATGCGCATGCAGCAAGGACCGCTCCGTCTTGAGCTCGTTCAAGGCGATATTACGGCGCAGGCCGACGTAGACGCCATTGTCAATGCCGCTAATGCTCAGCTTATGCCTGGAGGTGGTGTAGCTGGTGCCATCCATCGTGCGGCTGGACCCGAGCTGGCAGAAGCCTGCCGACCGCTGGCCCCGATTCACCCCGGCCAGGCGGTAATTACACCAGCTTTCCGATTGCCCAACCGCTACGTGATCCACGCGCTGGGACCGGTTTATGGTCGTGATGAACCCTCGGATGCCCTATTGGCTGCTGCCTACCGCAATGCCTTGCATCTGGCCGATGCGCATGGTTTGCATAGCGTAGCATTTCCAGCCATCTCTACGGGAGCTTTTGGTTTTCCTTTGGAAGCTGCTGCACGAATTGCCCTAAAGACGGTTCTGGAAGAAGGCCCGAAGTTGCAGCATCTACGCCTGGTACGGTTTGTACTTTTTGATGCGCCAGCGCTTGAGGTGCATGTGCGTGTGCTTAAGGAGCTTATGGCAGCATGAAAAACGTATTACGCATTGGGCTGATTGGAAACGGGCGTGAAGCGCAGCGACGCCTAGCTACGGTGCGGGCAGTTTGGCCTCAGGCTCGGGTGACGCGTCTGGCACAAAACACGCTGGACTTTCCCGAAGCAATGCTGGTCGACTGGCTACGGGCGCACGATGTGGTTTTGGTGGCTGTGCCCCCGGCCGAACGTTACCGCGTGTTGGAGCTGGCTATTCGCGAAGGCGTGCACTGTTTTGTAGACGGACTGCCAGCCCCCTCGTTGAAAGACTTGGAACGGCTGGGGCGGCTGGCCGAAGAAGCCCACGTGGAGGTTGGCGTTAGCCGTCCCTGGCGATTCCATCCCAAGCTGCACGCAAGCACGAGAGGCGTTCCTCCATTGCTGCTCGTGCAGCAGCGCATTGGGGGTGGAGGGGTTGTTCCTTGGCATGCGCGGCTGGCAGAAGCGATTGATTTATGCTGTGCGCTGGCGCGTTCCTCCAGCGTGCTTCAGATCGATGGAGAGGCGGTGCGTGGCAAATCTTGGATAGAAGCTGTGGCGTGCAACGTGCGTTTTCACAGTGGTACCTACGCCCAGATCCTGTTGTGGCAAGAAGCAGGCCCATCGCTTTTGGAGTTGTACTTAGGCTGCACTGGTGCGCCTTGCCGCCTGGTGCTAGAACCTGCAGCAGCAGCTTCTGAACAAGCTGAGATGCAAGCCTTTCTAACTGCCTTAGCGATGCAGCAGCCCGTTCCCGTCTCTTTGTTGGAAGCCTTGCAGGTGTTGCATATCGTTGAACGTTTGATGCCCCGCCTGCGTTAAGCAGGCGACAAGGAGTTGGACGTTCCTTTTTGACCTATGACAACGTTGCCCAAGCGTGTACAAGACCGGCTGGCCCAGCGCCCTTTTGCCACACTGCTGGCACAAATTGGCCAATTAGGCGCTCAGGTGGGCATTGAAGTGTATGCCGTGGGAGGGGTCGTACGCGACTTGTTTCTGGATCGCCCGACAACCGATATCGATTTAGTGACGATAGGTGCCGGAAGTGGCATTCGGCTAGCGCGCCTGGTGGCGCAGGCGCTAGGAGGCTATACGGTGCACGTTTACGAGAATTTCGGCACGGCAGCGATTCGCATTCCAGCGCCCGACAAGCAGCGCACATTTGTACTGGAATTCGTTGCAGCCCGCCGGGAAAGCTATCGCAAAAACTCCCGCAAGCCCATCGTCGAAGATGGCACGCTCGAAGACGACCTGCAGCGCCGCGACTTTACAATTAACGCGATGGCCTTCGACCTGTGGCCGGAGCGTTTCGGGAGACTCATCGATCCCTTCTGCGGTCGACAAGATTTGCGCCGACGGTTGCTGCGCACGCCACTGGACCCACTGCAGACCTTTGAAGATGACCCCTTGCGCATGATTCGGGCAGCCCGTTTTGCAGCCCAGCTCAGGTTTCATGTGGCTCCTGAGGTCTTTGCAGCCATGCATGAAAAAGCCCACCGGGTCGATATCCTTAGCCAGGAGCGTATCACCGATGAACTCCAGAAGATGCTCTGCGCACCGCAGCCTTCTGTAGGCTTTAAAATTCTGGAGGCAACGGGTATTTTAGAGCGCATCTTGCCAGAGCTGGTCGCCTTAAAAGGGGTGGAGACGATCGAGGGCCACCGGCATAAAGACAACTTCTATCATACCCTGCAGGTGGTCGATAACCTTGCTACACTGGATGCCAGCCGTGCTTGCGAAGAAGACGGCGTTTGGCTGCGTTGGGCAGCGTTGTTCCATGACATTGCCAAGCCTGTCGTCAAACGTTTTGTCCCTGGCACAGGATGGACCTTTCATGGGCATGAAGAGCTGGGAGCGCGGATGGTTGCCCGCATTTTCCGGCGGCTTAAGTTACCTGTAGACCATCGGATGGAATACGTCCAAAAGCTTGTTCGCCTGCATCACCGTCCAGTGGCCTTGGTCGACGAACAGGTTACCGATTCGGCCATCCGCCGACTGCTCTTTGAAGCAGGCGATGCGTTGGAAGACCTTATGCTGCTTGTGCGGGCCGACGTTACCTCCAAAAACCCGCGCCGCGTACGGCGTTATCTGGAAGCGTTCGATCGGCTAGAGCAGCGCATGGCAGAGGTCGAAGAAAAAGATCGCATCCGCAACTTTCAACCGCCGGTGGATGGGGAAGAGATCATGCGCGTGTTGGGTTTAGCGGAAGGGGTGGCTGTAGGCCTGATCAAAGAGGCCATCAAGGAAGCAGTGCTCGAAGGACGCATTCCGAACGAGCATGACGCGGCTTTTGAATACATGATGGCGATCAAGGATGAAGCGCTTCGGCGGGCTGCCTTGTTT
This Rhodothermus bifroesti DNA region includes the following protein-coding sequences:
- a CDS encoding oxidoreductase — encoded protein: MKNVLRIGLIGNGREAQRRLATVRAVWPQARVTRLAQNTLDFPEAMLVDWLRAHDVVLVAVPPAERYRVLELAIREGVHCFVDGLPAPSLKDLERLGRLAEEAHVEVGVSRPWRFHPKLHASTRGVPPLLLVQQRIGGGGVVPWHARLAEAIDLCCALARSSSVLQIDGEAVRGKSWIEAVACNVRFHSGTYAQILLWQEAGPSLLELYLGCTGAPCRLVLEPAAAASEQAEMQAFLTALAMQQPVPVSLLEALQVLHIVERLMPRLR
- a CDS encoding O-acetyl-ADP-ribose deacetylase — encoded protein: MRMQQGPLRLELVQGDITAQADVDAIVNAANAQLMPGGGVAGAIHRAAGPELAEACRPLAPIHPGQAVITPAFRLPNRYVIHALGPVYGRDEPSDALLAAAYRNALHLADAHGLHSVAFPAISTGAFGFPLEAAARIALKTVLEEGPKLQHLRLVRFVLFDAPALEVHVRVLKELMAA
- a CDS encoding CCA tRNA nucleotidyltransferase codes for the protein MTTLPKRVQDRLAQRPFATLLAQIGQLGAQVGIEVYAVGGVVRDLFLDRPTTDIDLVTIGAGSGIRLARLVAQALGGYTVHVYENFGTAAIRIPAPDKQRTFVLEFVAARRESYRKNSRKPIVEDGTLEDDLQRRDFTINAMAFDLWPERFGRLIDPFCGRQDLRRRLLRTPLDPLQTFEDDPLRMIRAARFAAQLRFHVAPEVFAAMHEKAHRVDILSQERITDELQKMLCAPQPSVGFKILEATGILERILPELVALKGVETIEGHRHKDNFYHTLQVVDNLATLDASRACEEDGVWLRWAALFHDIAKPVVKRFVPGTGWTFHGHEELGARMVARIFRRLKLPVDHRMEYVQKLVRLHHRPVALVDEQVTDSAIRRLLFEAGDALEDLMLLVRADVTSKNPRRVRRYLEAFDRLEQRMAEVEEKDRIRNFQPPVDGEEIMRVLGLAEGVAVGLIKEAIKEAVLEGRIPNEHDAAFEYMMAIKDEALRRAALFEEMVATLQGPERKALGAIKEVLFRGDLPTDHEAALAKLHQIKETVLAASAEATPFSPAKGPEAVR